CTCGATTTCGAGGAGTCCGTGCCTTATGTCGATGAGGACCTCCAGGTTGCGCTCCTTTGCGAATGTGAGGATTCTTTCCAGGTCCTCCCGGTACAGCTTTGAGGCATGTACCCTCAGCACGTAGCTGTCGTCAGCAGGCCAGTAGTTGTTGCCAACGCAGGGAGTCAGACCCATATCACCGAGGTAGCGGTGTAGATCCTTCATCAACTCCAGAACCTCCTCACGCCTCATGGTCTCACCCTCCTGTAGTAGTTGCGCGGCCTCTTAGGGTGTGAGGCAGTTTTCTCCCGTTTCGGGAGATTTCTCCAGTTGTTGGCGGGGATGAATTCCCTGTACAGGTCGGCCGGGTAGAAGAGGCTGTCCTCGTCCAGGACCCAGTCGGCTTCGTCGAGCTTCTTCATGGCTTCCTCGAGGGGAAGCTCCCTCAACTCAAACACCGAGACAACGCGCATTGGCGACACCTTGACATTTTTGTCAAAAATGTCATTAATGTCATCGCAAATAAGGTTTGTGGTAAAAATGTCGTCATTGTTTTTGATGTCATAATGTCATATATGTCAAAAATACAAAACCGTTAGGTATTTATGTCAAAAATGGCAAAATGTCTTAGGTGGTGCTCGTGGCGAAGGTGGACAACGTCGAGATTGTTGGAAGGGTCAGCGCGAATGGGAGGGTTGTAATCCCGAAGGATATCCGGGATCTTTTGAACATAGAAGATGGAGACTTTGTGAGGCTGGTGATCACAGAAGTCATAAAAGTGCCAAAATCTGCTAAAACAGGATCAAACAACAAGAAGAAGCGATGAGGCCAAAGTCTTGAGGTTGTTCCGGTGGAGGGTTAGGTTTATTTTTCTTTTGTGAGTGCGTAGAGTAGGCCGAGGAGGAGGATTATCGCGAGGAGTGCGTTGAAGTCTTTTTGTTCTTCGGCGATTTTCTTTTCTTTTTCGAGGATTTGTGCGAGTTCTATGGCTTCGTCTCTGGTTATGGTTCCTGCTCGGAGTTTTTCGGTTAGTTCTCTTCTTCTTTGGACTTCTTCGAGTGTTAGTTTAGTCATGATGCTCACCTCTTATGATGCGGTTTTCGAGGTTTGCCAATTCTTTTTCGAGGGTTGTGAGAATTAGGGTGGGGAGGTCGTCTAAGCCTTTTTCTACTTTGCTCATTCTTTCTTTTAGGTCGAGGATGTTCTTGTTTATGTTTTCTATTGTCTTGTTCATTTTGTCGAATTGTTCGGTGTTTTCTTTTATTTTCTCTTCGTTCCTTGCTGAGCGTTCTCCGAGCTGGTAAACCCGTATGATCAGGAAGGAGATTATTATGCCGAGAACTGTGTTTGCTATTTGGGAGATGTCAATGTTTATTGTCGTCATTTTTGGCACCGTTCATTATTTGGTGCTTCTTAAGAAAAACTTTTATCCAAGAATTCTCAATGAATTTTGGCGAGGTGATGAATTGTGGTTGGTATAGTCTCGTATTGGCAAGAGAGGTGGTGGGTTCTTGAACTTGTGGGAATGGTCTCATTGCCTGGTGTCATCTCGGGAGCGGTGGGAGCGTCTTTGTGGATGCTGACTGGGAACTTCTGGGTTTCAGTCCTTGTTGCTGGTGCTCTGTTGTTTTTCTTGACGCCTCCCTTCGAGGAGGAGGCCGTGAGATTCTTAAATAAGAGAACGAGAGGGATTGCAAGGGAAAAGGTTTCTAGTGTTCAATCCAGCATTCAAGATGTGGTTAGGTCTGTAAAGGAGGAAAGGCCTGAGAACGATCCTGAGCGTAGGGAGTTGGAAGAGCTTCTTCGAAAGTTTAGGCGGTATGGTCCTGAGGCCTTGACTTGTAATGAATTCATGAGGTTGAAGTATTTGTTGGGAAAATACCGGCCGGGGGATGAAGATGTACTTCTCTTGGCGATGTATGCTGTGGGAATGTTAGTTGGGTACAGGTGTTTTGGGAAGGGGTCTAAGACTTGAGAGTTGTTCTGGTGGGGGGTTAGGTTTGCAGTAATTTTTTATTTTCGACAGATTTTTAATGTTCTTTGTTGAGTTTTTATTGGTGGGAGAAGTGGGGAAGAGGAAGAAGCGTGCTGTTGTTCCTGCTGCTGTTCATCCGAGTGTTCCGGGTATGGGGACGATTACGGTTCAGCGTACTACGTCGGTTGAGATTGTTATTTCTGGTCCTCGGCCTTCTCCTGAGGAGGTGGATAAGTTGATTAAGGAGAAGACTCTTTCTCGTGAGGATGCTCTTGAGTTCTATGAGTCTTTGGTTGAGGATATTCGTGAGATGTATGGGACTGCCGATCTTGAGGAGCTTGAGAAGATGGCTATGGAAAGCGAGGATTTGTGGCTTGAGGAGCATGTTTGGGATCTGAGGATGTACCACGCGCTCAAGGGATGAGCTATGGATTCTGTTTTTGAGGTTCATTCTCGGCCGTTAGAGTCAGATGAGGATGTGTCCTCTTGGATTCGGGGGAAGGTTAGGGAGATTGTTGCTGATGTGGAGATGTTTAAGCGTAGTGGTGTTGTGAGGGATTATTGGATTGTTAGTGCTGATGGTATGTTGGATGTGAGGGGTGTTTTTCGGGATGGGACTGTTTTCGCTCTTCGTGTGAGTTTTATGGTTGAGGATGTAAGCTTGGGGAAGATTGTGTTTTGTGATGTTAGTTTTTCGTGGGTTTCTCCTCATGAGAAGACGCGTAGGGTGCTTAGGAATGTGAGGGATTTGGGGAGGGAGTTTAGGTCTGTTAAGTTTAATCGTGCTTTTTCGGAGAAGGAGGGTGCTTCTATTTTGGTTCGGTGGGACAATAAGCCGTATCATTCTGAGGCTGGGAGTTGGCCTTTTCACAAGCATTTTGGTGGGAGGAAGGTTCCTGCGAGTAGGTCTCAGGAGCAGTCGGTTGGCGGGTTTTTCGAGTTTGTGAAGGTTCATTTGGGTAGGTAATGGGGTTGTTCTGGCGGTGGGTTTCACGTTCTTTTCGTCATGTGTCGTTCCTGGTCGGAGGTCCTGCTGCCGAGCTGCTGCAGGACCAGGACAAAAAGAAGGCACGAGCGGGCTTTTTTGGTGTTCTTTTCTGTACTTTACGACGGGTGTCGGGTTAAAGTTGTTCAATTCGTAAGGCTTTTAGGCTAAAAATTTATAAAGTCTGGTGGGTGTTTTCGTCATGGTAAAATCGTCTGGTGTGTCTGGACACTCCTATGCTGGGGAGCGGGAGCAGGCTGGAGCGCGGAAGCGGAGGAAGCCGAGGCGCCTTTCACCGCGTCTGCACATTACGCTACCGCCAGAGATATACTGGAAGGCCAAGGAGCGCTGGGATAACGTGAGCCGCGTGGTTGCGAGCTTGCTTGAGGTGGCTTTGTCTGAGGATTTGACGGTTGAGGAGGTCGTGACGGCGGTTACGCTTATTAGGAGCGGCGCTTTGGTGGTGAATTCGCCTTTGGGTGCGGGGGTTGCCGAGCCTGGTCAAAGGCGGTGGACTCAAGATCCACTCCCGCAGGGGTTCCGGGGTTCAAATCCCCGCCCCCGCACCACAGAAACTTTGCAGTGCAAAGTTTCATCAAAGAGTGAATGTCCTTTTTAAACTGCTGAGTTTCAGTGATTCTCAATTGCCAATTGGCAATTCTCAAGGGGTTTGCTCACAATATAACGCCCAAAGGGCGTTAAAAAAGAAGAAAACCAGTATTTCTTTGCTTGTTCATCAGGAGAATCTACTTCTCAACCAATTTCACAAAGACATTCAATCTTTTGGTGAAGCTTTTTCTAAAAGCTTCAGCGCTGGCGGAAAATTACGTGCCTCCCATACAAGGTTCAGATTCTAAAAGGGTTTTTTACCCGCTTGCTTCTTTAGTGAGTGTTTCACTGTCTAAGGCGCCTTCGGGCGCCAATAATAAAGTTGAAACTAATTGAAGAGGGATGATTTTAAGATAAAACCCATCGAAACTTGCCCCTTGAATAGGGCACAACTGGCTTTTTGCTCTTCACAAAGAAAGGGAACACTTTTGGTCAAGCTTTTTCCAAAAGCTTGTTCGCCTGCGCGAAGTTTGATCAAGGTTTGTGGTTTCTTTTAGAATTGCCCCACTACAAGGATTTTCACAATATAAGAGCTAAAAGTGAGTGAATTCTTCAGACATGCCAACTGGGAAGGAGTTTCTAACACCCTGACGCCCTACGGGCGTCGATTAAAAAGCAAACTCACACCGAGAACTCTTACTAAAATCGAATTCGCACTCATACAGCGAGCTCCTGAATGAAAATCTCCCCAGAACCGCCTTCTAATCAAGAACCACGAACTTTGATGAAACTTTGCTTTGCAAAGTTTCAGCGCCGCTTTCACTGTCGTTCAAGCGTCCTTGAAGGATGGCGGAAGAGTAGTATGCGTTTTTAGCGAGCTGACTTTTGAGTGGGTTTACTTATCGAGTTGCCAGACTTACAGGATTTTCTCACCGTATAGCGCTCGAAGAGCGCTAAAAAGAAAGTTCGAAATCACAATTAACGAGAGATTTTTAAGAGCAAACCCACACGCGAACCTGCTTTCTAGGGGAGCATACGCTTACAAGAGAGGCAAATTCAAAGAGAAAGATAAAACTAAAACGAAAAGCTCAGTAGTCTATCTCTCCCCTCTCCTTCAGCTCTCTGTACATCCTCCAGGTGATCACGGGCTTCTTTGCAGCCAAAACGTCATCAACTCTCCTGACGGCGGTGTTGTGGGGTGCGCTCGTGACAACTTCCGGATTGCTGTATGCCTCCTCGCTGATCCTCTTGAGAGCCTCAACGTATGCATCAAGCTCCTCCTTGCTGACGGTCTCAGTCGGCTCTATCATAAGCGCTTCATGGACTATCAGCGGGAAGTAGATGGTCGGCGCGTGCATGCAGAAGTCGAGTAGCCTCTTCGCAACGTCAAGGGCCTTAACGCCCGTCTCCTTCTTCATCGGCTCTGCTGAAAAGACAGTCTCGTGCTTTCTAAGCTCTTTGCCTGGGAGTTCGTAACCGCGAGTTCCCTTGAGCTTCTGGGTAAGGTAGTTGGCGTTGAGAACGGCGACTTCACTGACCTCTTTGAGCCCCTCCCTTCCCATTATCTTGAGGTAGGTCAGGGCCCTAACAATAACCGCAAAGTTGCCGTAGAGCTCCTTTACCTTGCCTATGCTCCTCGGAACGTTGTAGTCGAGGTAGTAGCGGTCGTTCTCTGCATCGTAGCTTACGAGCGGGACGGGGAGGTAGTCCTTGAGGAAGTCCTTCACTCCAACGGGCCCGCTTCCCGGGCCGCCGCCACCGTGGGGAGTCGAGAAGGTTTTGTGAAGGTTGAGGTGAACGACGTCGAAGCCCATGTCCCCCGGCCTTATCTTTCCGAGGACGGCGTTAAGGTTGGCACCGTCGTAGTAGAGCAGACCACCTGCTTTGTGGACTATCTTCGCTATCTCAAGTATCTCGTCCTCGAAGATGCCCAATGTGTTCGGGTTCGTTAGCATTAACCCTGCCGTCCTCTCGCTGACGGCGTTCTCAAGGGCCTCAAGGTCAACCGTTCCGTTCTCGTTTGAGGGTATCTCTATGACCTTGAAGCCGGCCATGGCTGCGCTTGCAGGGTTCGTTCCGTGGGCGGAATCAGGAACGAGCATCTCCGTCCTCTGGGTCTCACCGCGGTCAATGTGATAGGCGCGGATTATGGAAACTCCAGTGAACTCGCCGTTCGCTCCGGCAGCCGGCTGGAGGGTGAAGCGGTCCATTCCAGTTATTTCCTTAAGCCACTGCTCAAGCTCCCACATTATCTTGAGCGCTCCCTGGACGGTTCCTTCGTCCTGATACGGGTGCACATAGGCAACACCTGGATGGGAGGCTATCTCTTCATTGATCTTGGGGTTGTACTTCATGGTGCACGAACCGAGCGGGTAGATACCTGAATCAACGCCGTAGTTCATCTCGCTCAGTCTGGTGTAGTGTTTAACAACCTCGGGCTCGCTCAGCTCCGGGAGGTTGAGTGGGCTCTTCCTCCTCAGCTTCTCAGGAATATCGACATCAACGTCCTCGATGGGCTTGGGTAGGGTGTATCCAATCCTTCCGGGACGGGAAAGCTCAAATATAGTAGGTTCATCCCATTTTGCCTGGTGGAACATCTTCATCACCTCACAGCTCGGCCTCTCCTATTATCTCCCGAAGGGCATCAACGAGACCATCGACCCATTCCTTCCTCGTGGTTTCGGTAGCGGCGAAGAGAGCGGTCTCCCCAAGCTCCTGGAAGTGTTTTCCGATGTAGTAACCGCCGTGAATGTTCCTCTCAAGGAGCCTCTCGTGGATCACGCTGTACGGAACCTCAAACCTTACCGGCACGTCCTTGAAGTTCACTCCGTCAAAGACTATCTCCCCGACCTCAGCCAGGCGCTTCTTCAGGTAGGCAGTGTTCTTGAGTATGACCTCGCCGAGCTCCCTAACGCCCTTCGGGCCAAGTGTAGCGAGGTGTATGGCCGCTGCGACGGCAACGAGGGCCTCGTTGGAACAGATATTGGAGGTGGCCTTAGCGCGCCTTATGTGCTGCTCCCTCGTCTGGAGGGTCATCACGAAAGCCCTCTTTCCGTCCGCGTCCTTTGTCATGCCTATTATCCTTCCTGGCATCTGCCTAATCAGCTTCCTGTCGTTTCTGACCGCAAAAATTCCAGCCCTCGGGCCTCCGAAGTTCATCGGGTTGCCGAAGTAAGCAGCCTCGCCAACGACTATATCAGCCCCAAGCTCTCCAGGTGCCTCGACAATTCCGAGGATCGTGGGGTCAACGCCAACCACGAACAAAGCGCCAGCATCGTGGGCTATCTCACCGATTTCCCTTATGTTCTCCTCAAGCAGGCCGAAGAAGTTCGGCATCTCGATGTAAACGCCGGCGGCACCTTCAACCGCTTCCTTGAGCTTCTCGATATCCATCTGCCCCCTCTCGTCCCAGGGAACCTCAACCGTCTCAAGGCCCGGGCCGGCGGTGTAGGTCTTGAGGACAAGCTTCTTCTCGGGGCTGAGGTGCTTCGGAACGACGAACTTGTTCCTCTTCGTCACGCGGGCTGACATCAGGGCGGCTTCAGCCATTGCTGTTCCCCAATCGTACATCGAGGAGTTAACAATGGGAAGGCCGACGAGTTCAGCTATGAGGCTCTGGTACTCAAAGAGGGCCTGAAGCATACCCTGGCTTATCTCCGGCTGGTAGGGAGTATAAGCGGTGAGGAACTCGCTTCTCTCGATAAGGTACTTCACGTGGGCCGGGACATAGTGGAAGTATGTTCCCGCTCCAAGGAAGCTCGGCATCTCAAGGACTGTCTTGTTTTTGCTCAGCGTCTCATTGAGCTCCGTGAAAACCTCGTACTCGCTCTTACCCTCGGGAAGGTTGAACTCCTTTACCATTCCTTTTGGAACGTCCGAGAACAGGTCTTCAATCGAGGAAAAGCCGATTTCCTTCAGCATTTCATCTTTATGGGCTGAGTTCGGGATGTAGTGTTTGCCCATACTTATCACCTTCTAAGCTTTTAAATGCTCATTGAAAGTTGGTGCAGGATAATATATGCTTTGTGGCATGATGGACTGAATTAGGGATATGGACAAAAAGCGACATCAACATTACCCTATCCACACCAAAATAGTTTCAAAAAAGTTAAATCAAAATCGAAAGATCACCCGCTGACACCAACGTCCTCGAAGAACTTCTCCATGAGACCAGCGACGGCCCTGATGTCGTACTGCATGGTCTCGTAAACCGCCCACTGAACCTTGCTGTACTCCCTTCCGTCGAGGGTCTTGAAGCCGCTCGGAGCGTTGACGTCGAAGTTGGCATGGAGTTCGATGTTCCTGATGGCCCAGCCGTCAACGTCGTCGTCAAGCCAGTCGTCCTTATCAACGTGGGTGTAGATATAGACGGTATCCCCTGGAACGGTGACGCTCGTATCCACCAGCGGGTTTGGATCCTGAGCGTAGCGCGCTATGAGGTTCCAGTTCTTGTCGTATATCTCGACGTAGCCGAGGGTCTTGAAGTAGGCGTTCTGCATGTCTATGTCCTTGAAGACAATGGTTATCGAACTCGCTCCAAGGAACTGGAGCTTGAGTATGCTCCAATCACCCTTCTTAAGCTCCTTCGTCCAGAAGTAGCTTCCGAGATGGCCGCGCTCGCTCCAGAGATTGATGTCCTTCCCTGTGGAATAGAGCATGTAGCGCCAGGCGTTGTGGGCTATCATGTCCGCGTAGGCCCAGGCGACGCCGTGGGAAAGATCCATATGACCGTTCTCGTTGTCTGCAACGTAGATGTCCTCACCGATTATAAACCTCTGCTTCTCCTGGGGTATCTGCCACCACTTTATGGGCGTGAGGTCGAGGGGAACGCGGTTGTTAAGGATGTCATCGGCGACCGTCGGAGAAATATCGTTTTCAACGAAGTCGTGGGCCTCTTCCGCGTAGCTGAACTCGTCGAGGGTCTCAAAGAGGTGCGGAGTAGTATGGGCTATGAGCATGCTCATGTCCTCAAGGATGTGGACGGCCCTTCCGAGGTAGAGCATGGCCTCTTCCTTCTTTCCCTGCTTCCAGAGCTGAACGGCCTGATCGTAGAGCTGCTGGGCCATGTCGGCGGCGGAAGACTTTCCGTCGCCAAAGAGGTCAACGGTTATCAGCTCGGCGTGATCCATAGGATCCAAGAAGTGGTACTGGCTCTGGAGGGTGTACACTTTCCCGTTGAACGTTATGTTCCCACCGCGCCAGTCCTCGTCGTAGGCGCCGTAGAGGAGCTGATCCTTGTACTGCATGAGGATAGCGCCGAGCCCCGGGTTGTCTGCATAGACCGCCTCGATGGCCTTGTATGTCAGCTTCTGGTGGACGTTCATCGGGTCGTCGAGGGTTGGGCCGTTGGTCGGCCACGCACTTACAAAGCCTAGATTACCGAGGAGTAAAGCCAGAACCGCCAGGGCTTTAACGGCCTTCATTTTATCACCTCGAGATTTTATGCATGGCGGATACAGGAGATAGGCCTAAAAAATTAACGGCGCTCGAAATACTTTTAAAAGTGGCTGGCCCTTCCAAGATGTTATGAACAGGAAGAGGGTCACCGTGATCGCGATAGTTAGTCTTATCCTAACAATAGCCCATCTTTCCTTGGGATGCCTGGGAACTTCCAAAAACAACCCTCATCCCCAGACTGAACAAGTACAGTGGATAGCTGATGGCAAAATAAGCAGAGGCGAATACACAGTAGAAAAGAACGTTGGTGAAATGTCCCTTCACTTCCGCGTTGAGAACGACACACTCTACGTCGGAATTTCCGCGGAAACCCATGGCTGGGTGGCAATTGGTTTCGGCGGCGGACCTGGAATGAGGAACACAGACATAGTGATAGCATATGTTCTCCCCAACGGGACTGGTGAAATAAGCGACTCGTACTCGACGGGCTTCTCTGGACCGCATAATCCCGACACGTTCCTTGGGGGACACACCGACATACTATCTTACGGCGGACGCGAGGACGAGAACGGAACCGTTGTTGAGTTCTCAAGACCGTTGAATACTGGTGACGGGTATGACTACGTTATACCCACAGAAGAGTCTTTCAGGATCATCTGGGCCTACGGGCCGACAGACGACTTTCAATCGATGCACATAAAAGCAGGTCACATTTACGTAACGCTGGAGGAGGATGGGAAATGATAATCGCCTTCGACTTCGACGGGACTCTTGCCGATACTTATTCATGCATCGAAGATGCTTTTAAGCGTGCTCTAGAAAAGCGCTACCGCTGGCTCCCCGGAAAAGCCCTCTGGGCGAAGCTGCTCACCAAAATAGAGTTTCAGTTCGAGAGGCCAACCTTTGGAAAGCACAAGGGCAAAATTAAGTCCCCATTCTTCATGAGAACGAAGTTCTTTGAGACCTGGTTTGAGGAAAGGGCCAAGCTTAGCAAGCCGATTGACGACGCACCGGAACTCCTGAAGAAGCTTAAGGAGCAGGGTCACACTGTAATTTCCTTCTCGGCCGAAGACTTCATTGACGGAATGAAGGTCAAAAGGCTGAAGGCGATGGGGATATACGACCTCTTTGATGACGTCATTGTATTCGGAAGGGATTTGACGATAGAGGA
This sequence is a window from Thermococcus kodakarensis KOD1. Protein-coding genes within it:
- a CDS encoding AbrB/MazE/SpoVT family DNA-binding domain-containing protein, producing the protein MLVAKVDNVEIVGRVSANGRVVIPKDIRDLLNIEDGDFVRLVITEVIKVPKSAKTGSNNKKKR
- the gcvPB gene encoding aminomethyl-transferring glycine dehydrogenase subunit GcvPB produces the protein MFHQAKWDEPTIFELSRPGRIGYTLPKPIEDVDVDIPEKLRRKSPLNLPELSEPEVVKHYTRLSEMNYGVDSGIYPLGSCTMKYNPKINEEIASHPGVAYVHPYQDEGTVQGALKIMWELEQWLKEITGMDRFTLQPAAGANGEFTGVSIIRAYHIDRGETQRTEMLVPDSAHGTNPASAAMAGFKVIEIPSNENGTVDLEALENAVSERTAGLMLTNPNTLGIFEDEILEIAKIVHKAGGLLYYDGANLNAVLGKIRPGDMGFDVVHLNLHKTFSTPHGGGGPGSGPVGVKDFLKDYLPVPLVSYDAENDRYYLDYNVPRSIGKVKELYGNFAVIVRALTYLKIMGREGLKEVSEVAVLNANYLTQKLKGTRGYELPGKELRKHETVFSAEPMKKETGVKALDVAKRLLDFCMHAPTIYFPLIVHEALMIEPTETVSKEELDAYVEALKRISEEAYSNPEVVTSAPHNTAVRRVDDVLAAKKPVITWRMYRELKERGEIDY
- the gcvPA gene encoding aminomethyl-transferring glycine dehydrogenase subunit GcvPA yields the protein MGKHYIPNSAHKDEMLKEIGFSSIEDLFSDVPKGMVKEFNLPEGKSEYEVFTELNETLSKNKTVLEMPSFLGAGTYFHYVPAHVKYLIERSEFLTAYTPYQPEISQGMLQALFEYQSLIAELVGLPIVNSSMYDWGTAMAEAALMSARVTKRNKFVVPKHLSPEKKLVLKTYTAGPGLETVEVPWDERGQMDIEKLKEAVEGAAGVYIEMPNFFGLLEENIREIGEIAHDAGALFVVGVDPTILGIVEAPGELGADIVVGEAAYFGNPMNFGGPRAGIFAVRNDRKLIRQMPGRIIGMTKDADGKRAFVMTLQTREQHIRRAKATSNICSNEALVAVAAAIHLATLGPKGVRELGEVILKNTAYLKKRLAEVGEIVFDGVNFKDVPVRFEVPYSVIHERLLERNIHGGYYIGKHFQELGETALFAATETTRKEWVDGLVDALREIIGEAEL
- a CDS encoding phospholipase C → MKAVKALAVLALLLGNLGFVSAWPTNGPTLDDPMNVHQKLTYKAIEAVYADNPGLGAILMQYKDQLLYGAYDEDWRGGNITFNGKVYTLQSQYHFLDPMDHAELITVDLFGDGKSSAADMAQQLYDQAVQLWKQGKKEEAMLYLGRAVHILEDMSMLIAHTTPHLFETLDEFSYAEEAHDFVENDISPTVADDILNNRVPLDLTPIKWWQIPQEKQRFIIGEDIYVADNENGHMDLSHGVAWAYADMIAHNAWRYMLYSTGKDINLWSERGHLGSYFWTKELKKGDWSILKLQFLGASSITIVFKDIDMQNAYFKTLGYVEIYDKNWNLIARYAQDPNPLVDTSVTVPGDTVYIYTHVDKDDWLDDDVDGWAIRNIELHANFDVNAPSGFKTLDGREYSKVQWAVYETMQYDIRAVAGLMEKFFEDVGVSG
- a CDS encoding DOMON domain-containing protein is translated as MNRKRVTVIAIVSLILTIAHLSLGCLGTSKNNPHPQTEQVQWIADGKISRGEYTVEKNVGEMSLHFRVENDTLYVGISAETHGWVAIGFGGGPGMRNTDIVIAYVLPNGTGEISDSYSTGFSGPHNPDTFLGGHTDILSYGGREDENGTVVEFSRPLNTGDGYDYVIPTEESFRIIWAYGPTDDFQSMHIKAGHIYVTLEEDGK
- a CDS encoding HAD family hydrolase, which produces MIIAFDFDGTLADTYSCIEDAFKRALEKRYRWLPGKALWAKLLTKIEFQFERPTFGKHKGKIKSPFFMRTKFFETWFEERAKLSKPIDDAPELLKKLKEQGHTVISFSAEDFIDGMKVKRLKAMGIYDLFDDVIVFGRDLTIEEAFKLVREKYGDDIFIWVDDKPWRFIGHGDENTEYVWYYFPITAKFVEKKREMLALIPHLHVIRDLWSLFDVIKNVERQRRSAKEKA